The following proteins are encoded in a genomic region of Glycine max cultivar Williams 82 chromosome 18, Glycine_max_v4.0, whole genome shotgun sequence:
- the LOC100785938 gene encoding translation initiation factor eIF-2B subunit delta — MDARRAPRAVIDPKVRRVGFFAPPEPDPISFEVSPSANSLSPVMIPPPRHSSENLGLHTRLAATSPSAQESFAAGSYSSSSDFFPAPMSPATSPYSSRIVGGDGDFFAGGKAASSFPRGGFDLTATMASSVPASELTTVSVVNAASLSIRERKKANKGGGSAVEVKDQALNTKQQKKEKTSKAERRALQEAQRAAKAAAKAEGNKASGTLASVNVKPAKAAKPPQKVDNASVAASEKKGGDRPPEKDRKKDVPQPRLQYDDKSRVEKAKRRAVVKQTEAKNRVELFRHLPQYEHGSQLPDLEAKFFQLGPVHPAVYKVGLQYLSGDISGGNARCIAMLQAFQEAIEDYRVPSEKTLVRDLTAKISSYVSFLIECRPLSISMGNAIRFLKSRIAKLPLTLSESESKTSLQSDIERFIYEKIILANKVIVKHAVTKIRDGDVLLTYGSSSAVEMILLHAHGLGKQFRVVVVDSRPKLRGKLLLRRLVEKGLSCTYIHINAVSYIMNEVTRVFLGASSVLSNGTVYSGVGTACVAMVAHAFHVPVLVCCEAYKFHERVQHDSICSNELGDPDVISTVQSREDVNHLEAWANTENLQLLNLIYDATPSDYVSMIITDYGMVPPTSVPVIVREYSREQVWI; from the exons ATGGATGCGCGTCGTGCTCCACGCGCCGTCATTGACCCTAAGGTCCGTAGGGTCGGGTTCTTCGCTCCACCCGAACCCGACCCGATCTCATTCGAAGTCTCTCCCTCCGCCAACTCCCTCTCGCCGGTAATGATCCCTCCGCCGCGGCATTCGTCGGAGAATCTCGGCCTCCACACTCGTCTCGCCGCGACTTCCCCTTCCGCCCAAGAATCCTTTGCAGCCGGGAGCTATTCCAGCTCGTCGGACTTCTTCCCCGCTCCGATGTCGCCGGCTACGTCGCCTTACTCGAGCAGGATCGTCGGCGGCGATGGAGACTTCTTCGCCGGCGGGAAGGCGGCGTCTTCGTTTCCTCGCGGCGGGTTTGACTTGACGGCGACGATGGCGAGTAGCGTTCCAGCGAGCGAATTAACCACGGTTTCGGTGGTGAATGCTGCTTCCCTTTCGATTCGCG aaagaaagaaagctaACAAAGGAGGAGGATCAGCAGTGGAAGTGAAAGACCAAGCTCTGAATACTAAACAGCAGAAGAAAGAGAAGACTTCAAAGGCTGAAAGACGAGCTCTTCAAGAAGCTCAACGAGCTGCTAAGGCTGCTGCAAAAG CTGAAGGAAACAAGGCATCTGGAACTCTGGCTTCAGTAAATGTAAAACCAGCTAAAGCTGCAAAGCCCCCACAGAAAGTTGATAATGCTTCGGTTGCAGCCTCTGAGAAGAAAGGGGGTGATCGTCCACCAGAAAAAGATAGAAAGAAAGATGTTCCTCAACCACGTCTGCAATACGATGATAAGAGCAGAGTGGAGAAAGCCAAACGGCGTGCTGTGGTAAAACAAACTGAAGCTAAGAACAGAGTTGAACTGTTCAGACATTTGCCCCAGTATGAACATGGGAGTCAACTCCCAGATCTTGAGGCAAAGTTTTTCCAGCTGGGTCCTGTGCATCCTGCTGTTTATAAG GTTGGTTTGCAGTATCTGTCTGGAGATATATCTGGTGGCAATGCTCGTTGTATTGCTATGCTTCAAGCATTTCAAGAGGCCATTGAAGACTACAGGGTTCCATCCGAGAAGACTCTTGTGAGAGACTTAACAGCAAAAATAAGTAGTTATGTTTCTTTTCTCATCGAGTGTCGACCACTTTCTATCAGCATGGGCAATGCAATTAGATTTCTCAAAAGTCGAATTGCCAAGCTACCTTTGACGCTGTCTGAGTCAGAATCAAAAACCTCTCTTCAATCAGATATTGAGCGTTTTATATATGAGAAAATTATACTTGCCAACAAGGTGATAGTCAAGCATGCTGTTACAAAAATAAGAGATGGTGATGTTCTTCTTACTTATGGGTCTTCATCGGCGGTTGAAATGATACTGTTACATGCACACGGGTTAGGGAAACAGTTTCGAGTTGTAGTGGTAGACTCTCGTCCAAAACTTAGAGGGAAACTTTTGCTTCGTAGGCTAGTGGAGAAAGGTCTTAGCTGTACATACATTCATATAAATGCTGTTTCCTACATAATGAATGAAGTTACTCGAGTCTTTCTGGGTGCTTCATCAGTGTTGTCTAATGGAACAGTTTATTCAGGAGTTGGTACTGCTTGTGTTGCAATGGTTGCCCATGCATTCCATGTCCCTGTTTTAGTATGTTGTGAGGCTTATAAATTTCATGAAAGGGTACAGCATGATTCCATATGCTCAAATGAACTTG GTGATCCAGACGTCATTTCTACGGTTCAGAGTAGAGAGGATGTCAACCACTTGGAAGCTTGGGCCAATACTGAAAATCTGCAACTTCTAAACCTGAT CTATGATGCTACACCTTCAGATTACGTTTCCATGATAATCACAGATTATGGCATG GTCCCACCCACAAGTGTACCGGTAATTGTAAGGGAATATAGCAGAGAACAGGTGTGGATATGA